A window of Rhizobium sp. CC-YZS058 genomic DNA:
TCCCCCCGGGCAATGATGCCGAGAGCTACGAAATCCTCTCCTGGCGCATCGGCTCCTGGCTCAAGGAGGTCGACCGCCCGACTGTTTGCGTCAGCCATGGCGGGGTGATCCGCAGCCTCTTCAAGCTGAAAGGCGCGATGAGCGCCGAACAGGCCGCCATGGGGGCCATTCCGCAGGACAGGATCCTGAAGATCGAGGGCGAGACGATCGGCTGGCTTTGACGCGGGCTGATTACTGCAGAACTTCGAGGTCGTTGATGACGCGCTTGCCGTCGACCTCGGTGTAGAAGACCACGACCTTCACGCCGGCCTTCAGACCTTCGAAGTTGAACTCCTCCGGGGCCTGGTAGCTTTTCCCGTCGTCGAGCGAGAGGCTGAGACGCTCTGTATCGACGCTGGTGATGGTTGCCTCGACGTCAGCGCTTTCCGCAAAGGCGGCAAGCGGGGAGAAGAAGCTGGCGGTGGCCATCAGTGTCGCTACCAAGAAACGCATCGTCTAAACCTCTCGGATGGCGGAATGAGCTGTGCCGGAACGAGGCATGTTGTCGTTCCAGATTGTGGCAAAAATTCACCGCGTCGATGGCTTTTTCCGAGCAACGCCAGTTTCGCGCAACGTGGTTGACGCTTGGTTAACCTTTTTCACGCTTCGCTAAAGGTTTAAAATTACTTACCAAGTCATTGATCCTGCTCGTCTGCCTCTTGATACAGAGCCTGTCGCCCCGCCCTACGCGTTCCAGCCCTTCCCACCCCGTACCCCGAGGGTCGGAGCTCCTTCGATTCCGCGCGGCAGGGCTTTCGGATGGCGGTGTTTTTTTCTAAGAGGGGCGCCAGGATAAAGGGCGGCGGGGCCGCCGGTTCGCGAGGCGTCATGTCGCACAATACGTTCGGTCACCTCTTCCGCGTCACCACCTGGGGCGAAAGCCACGGGCCGGCGCTCGGCTGCGTCATCGATGGCTGCCCGCCCGGCCTGCGGTTCACCGTGGCCGACATCCAGGCCGATCTCGACAAGCGCAAGCCCGGCCAGTCTCGCTTCGTGACGCAGCGTCGGGAAGAGGATCTGGTGCGGGTGCTGTCCGGCGTGATGCCGGAGGCAGAGGGCGACGGCCTGGTGACGACCGGCACGCCGATTTCGCTGATGATCGAAAACACCGACCAGCGCTCCAAGGACTATGGCGAGATTGCCCGGCGCTATCGCCCGGGACATGCGGACTACACCTATGATGTCAAATACGGCATCCGGGATTATCGCGGCGGCGGCCGGTCCTCCGCGCGCGAAACGGCGGCGCGGGTGGCAGCCGGCGCGCTGGCCCGGCGCGTGGTGCCCGGAATGACGGTACGGGCCGCGCTGGTGCAGATCGGCAAGCACAAGATCGACCGGGCGAACTGGGACTGGGCCGAGGTCGGCAACAACCCCTTCTTCGCCCCCGATCCTGAGATCGTGCCGGTCTGGGAGGCCTATCTAGACGAGATCCGCAAGGCGGGCTCTTCGGTGGGTGCCGTGATCGAAGTCGTGGCCGAGGGCGTTCCGGCAGGCATCGGCGCGCCGGTCTATGCCAAGCTCGATCAGGACATCGCCGCCAATCTCATGTCGATCAATGCGGTCAAGGGTGTCGAGATCGGCAATGGTTTCGAGGCAGCCGCCATCACCGGCGAAGAGAATGCCGACGAAATGCGCATCGGCCCTGATGGCAAGCCCGTCTTTCTCTCCAACCATGCCGGCGGCGTCCTGGGCGGTATTGCCACCGGCCAGCCGATCGTGGCGCGCTTCGCCATCAAGCCGACCTCCTCCATTCTGACCGAGCGGCGCTCGATCGATGCCGATGGCCAGGAGGTCGATGTGCGCACCAAGGGACGCCACGACCCCTGCGTCGGCATTCGCGCCGTCCCCATCGGCGAAGCCATGCTCGCCTGCACCCTCGCCGACCACTATCTGCGCGACCGCGGGCAGACGGGACGGATCTCGGGGTAACGGTAGGCGCAGCCGTTTACTTGCCGTGTGGGCGTGACGAGATCATCGACAGGGGCGCTTCGGCTTCATGATAGGCTATTCGAATTCCTGGCCTGAGCGATGAGAACAGGCAGGGTGTCCACAAGCGCTGGAATGCTCTGCTCGATTGTCGCCCAGATCGTTGCAAGATTGATCGTAGTGTGAGCATGGGCGATACGATTTCGCATGCCTTTCATGTTCCGCCAGGGGATTTCGGGAAAGCGCTCGGTGAACGACAGATCGATCTTCAGAATCCGCGCCGATGATTCGCCAACAAGCATCAGGTTGAAGAGAACGGCCTGGTAGGTTTTCTTGTCCGCAAAAAATTCGGAGCGATCGAGTGGCGCGCAGTATTCAAGCGCCTGAAGACTGGCCTCCTGCATGATGCGGAGATGGGCAACCGCGTTCAAAGAACTCATAAAGGAAGCGCTTCTTTCAACAGCTTCGTGCGCATATGTTCCGGAACATCCCCCGGCGTGAGTACGGACACTTCCGTTCCGAACAATTCTTCCAGTTCGATCTGAAGACCGCCAAGGTCGAAGAGGGTGGTGCCCGGGCGATCGTCGACGAGAAGCTCGATCTCGTTGCCCTCCACTTCGCCAACGGCACCGACGATCCTCGGATTGGACAGGTTGAAACGCCGTACCAGAGCGTGGACGGCTTCACGGTGCTTTTCAACGGCAACGGACGGCTTCATCGCGGTTCCAGAAGGTTGGGGGCGGCGGGCACACCATAATGATACGACTCTAGAACAGAAAAGCCTGAAATAAAAGTACTGCTCAACCCCTCGCTCCCTCCAGCCAGACCACCTCCCCCACCCCCGCAAAGCGGGCGATCCGGGCCAGTTCCGCCTCCAGGCGCTCCATCCGCCCGGCGCTCGTCCGCACGCCCTTCTCCCACCAGAGCCGCTTGACCTCGAGCGTGCCCTTCTTGCGGTTCGCCTTCATGTCGATCCGGCCGACCAGGCGGTCGCCCTCCAGCAGCGGGAAAACGTAGTAGCCGTATTCGCGCTTCGGCTCGGGCACGAAGATTTCGATTCGATAGGAGAAATTGAACAGGCGCTCGGCGCGTGCCCGGTCGCGCAGCAGAGGATCGAAGGGGCTGAGCACTCTGAGCCGCGCCGGCGGCTCCTTCAGCGTTGCGAGCGTTTCTGGAAAACCGGACAGCGCGTGGGATGCCCGGGGCCGGCTGCCATCGGCGGGCTCGATGACGACGGTCGTCAATTCATCCTGATGCGCCTGCACCCAGTCCCGCGCGGTCTCGGGCGAGACGAGCTTGAAGAAGGCCGCGATTTCGCCGTGGGTGGCAAAGCCCAGCCGCTCGAGCGCGGCCCGGCAGCACCAGTCGACGAAGCCCTCGCGGTCCACCTCGGGCAGCCGGTGCACGTCCGGCACCACCCGCTCTGTCAGGTCATAGACCTTCTGGAAGGCCTCGCGCCGGGCGATCGCCAAACGGCCAGTGCGCCAGAAATATTCGAGCGCCGTCTTCGACGGATGCCAGTTCCACCAGCCGCCGGACGTGCGGCCTTCATGTTTGAAATCGCGCGCCAGAACCGGGCCCTTGGCCGTGATGTGAGCCAGGGTGTCGGCAAAGCTCGCCTCGAACGCCTCGCCCTGCCAGGTCCTCCAGCGGGCGAGGATCGATTGCTCCTCCTCCACGAAGCGGTGCTTCCAATAGCGGAAGAAGGCGGCCGGGATGATCGAGGCATCATGGGTCCAGTGCTCGAACAGCGCGCCGTCCTCTTCGAGAAGCTGGCGCAGCTGGTCCGGCCGATAGGTCTGGTTGCGGGAAAACAGGATCATCTGGTGGGCCCGCTCCACCGTGGCGATGCTGTCCACCTGCACGAAGCCAAGCCGCGTGATGAGCGCGAGCAGCCCCGCCTTGTCGAGCGCCCGCCCAGGCGGATCGCTGAGCCCGGAACGATCGAGGAAGACGCGGCGGGCAACGGGATTGGTAAGGAGAATCGTCATGGGTCCGATCATGCTTTGTTCTGGCGCGGAATCAATCGGGCAGTCACCTCTGTTGCCTTTCGGGCAAATGGGCTTAAACAGCGCCCAGCCAGATCGCCGGGACCGAGACGCTTGGACATTCGCTTTACCGATTGCAGCATCCGCTATGGCGAGACGGTCGCGCTTCACCCCCTGTCGCTCCGTTTGACAGAACGGCGGATCGGCATCATCGGCCTCAACGGCTCCGGCAAGACCAGCTTTGCGCGAGCGATCAACGGACTCGTCAAGCCGAGCAGCGGCACGGTCACCATCGACGGGCTGGACACGGTCAAGGACGAGAAGGCCGTGCTTGCCAAGGCCGGCTTCATCTTCCAGTCGCCCCAGAACCAGATCATCCTGCCGATCGTCGAGGACGATATCGCTTTGACGCTGAAGAGCCGCGGCCTGTCGAAAGGCGAGATTACCACCGCCGTGTCCGCCATTCTCGCCCGTTTCGACATTTCAGACCTCGCGCGCCGAAGGGCGCACTCGTTGTCCGGTGGGCAAACCCAGCTTGTCGCCATGGCGAGCGTGCTCGTCGGCGCGCCGGATCTTCTGATCCTCGACGAGCCGACCAACCAGCTCGACCTGCGCAACCGCGCCCGCGTCGTGCAAGCGATCGCCAGCCTGCCGGAAACGGTCATCGCCATCACCCACGACCTCGCCTTGCTCGACGGCTTCGAGCGGGTCCTGCTCTTCCATGAGGGGCGGCTGGTGGCGGATGGCGGGGTGGAGGAGACGGTCCGCCGCTACGAGCGGATCGCGCTGTCATGAAGAGCCTCTATGTCGAAGGCCGGACGCCGCTGCACCGGGTCTCGATCCGGCTGAAGCTTGCCGGGCTGTTTCTCGGCAGCCTGCTCCTGTTTCTGTTTCCCTCTCCGATCTTCCTTGCGGCCTGCCTCCTCGTCGCAGTCGCGCTGCTGGCGAGCCTGCGCCTGTCCTGGCGTGATCTTCTTGCGCGGCTCGGCTGGCTGGTCGTCTCCATTCTGCTCGTTGCCGCCTTCACCGCGGCATTCGAGGGCATCGAGGCGGGGGTCGTCTCGGCGCTGCGCTTCCTCACGCTCGTGGTTCTCGCCACGCTGGTGACGGCCTCGACCGAGCTCGGCGATTTCATGGACGAGATCCTGCGCCTGCTGACCCCGCTGGAGCGGATCGGCCTTCTGAAGGCGCGCGATGTGGCGCTTGCCTTCGGCCTGGTCCTGCGTTTCGTGCCGGACATCCTCACCCGCGCCTCTCAGATCCGCGAGGCTCATCGGGCGCGCGGGCTGAAGCCCGGGTTTTCGACGCTGATCGTGCCGCTGATCATCCTGACGCTCAAAGATGCGGATATGGTCGCGCTTGCCATTGACGCGCGCGCGCTGCGCCGCCAGTAATCGCGCATCTGCTCATCTTCGTTTCGGAGCCCCGCCATGTCGACCCGTGATCTGACGTTGATTGCCCTCTTTACCGCCATCATCGTGGCGCTCGGTGTGCTGCCGCCGATTTCGCTCGGATTCATTCCGGTGCCGATCACGGCGCAATCGATGGGCGTCATGCTGGCGGGCTGCATCATCGGCGCCAAGCGCGGCGCGCTCGCCTATCTGCTTCTGATCCTGCTGGTGGCTGTCGGGCTTCCCGTGCTCTCCGGCGGCCGCGGCGGCCTGGCCGTGCTCGTCGGCCCGACGGCCGGCTTCATCGCCGGCTGGGTGGTCGGCACCTTCCTGACCGGGCTGCTGGCCGAGACGCTGGTGCGCGAAAGCCAGACGGCACCCCGGCAGATGCTCGGCTTCTTCCTGGCCTCGATCGCCGGGGGCATCGGCCTCGTCTATCTGTTCGGCATCGTCTGGCTGGCCTTCTCGACCGGCATGGGCCTCGAAAAGGCGGCGCTCGGCTCGCTCGCCTTCATCCCCGGCGATCTCGTCAAGGCTGTGGTCGCGACGCTTGCCGCCCGCGCCGTCATGGTCGGCTATCCGCTGCTGCCGCAGCGGGCGTGACAAGGCTGGACGGGACCGGCAACCGCGTTAGATCAGCCGCATGACCACGATCCTCTATGAAAACCCGATCTTTCTCGAGCACCAGGTGCCGGAGGGCCACCCCGAACGGCCGGACCGGCTGCGGGCGCTCAACCTTGCGCTCGAACACGAGCGCTTCGCGCCGCTGAAGCGGCTGAAGGCGCCGCAGGGCAATGAGGACCTCGTCCTGCTCGCCCATCCGGAGGAGCATCTGCGCGCCGTGATGGCGGTGATTCCCGAAGAGGGCATCAACTCCTTCGAGGCGGACACGCATGCGAGCCCCGCCAGCCTGCAGGCCGCGCTGACCGGGATCGGCGGCGCCGTGGCGGCTGTCGACGCGGTCTTTGCCGGCGAGGCGGACAATGTCTTCGTCGCCTCCCGCCCGCCCGGCCACCATGCCGAGAAGACGAAGGCCATGGGCTTCTGCTTCTTCAACAATGCGGCCATTGCTGCCCGCCATGCCCAGCGCATCCACGGCGTCGAACGGGTGGCGATCGTCGATTGGGACGTGCACCACGGCAATGGCACCCAGGACATTTTCTGGGACGACGCCTCGGTGCTGTTCTGCTCGACCCACCAGATGCCCCTCTACCCCGGCACGGGCGCCAAGGACGAGGACGGC
This region includes:
- a CDS encoding DUF1344 domain-containing protein, encoding MRFLVATLMATASFFSPLAAFAESADVEATITSVDTERLSLSLDDGKSYQAPEEFNFEGLKAGVKVVVFYTEVDGKRVINDLEVLQ
- the aroC gene encoding chorismate synthase, producing the protein MSHNTFGHLFRVTTWGESHGPALGCVIDGCPPGLRFTVADIQADLDKRKPGQSRFVTQRREEDLVRVLSGVMPEAEGDGLVTTGTPISLMIENTDQRSKDYGEIARRYRPGHADYTYDVKYGIRDYRGGGRSSARETAARVAAGALARRVVPGMTVRAALVQIGKHKIDRANWDWAEVGNNPFFAPDPEIVPVWEAYLDEIRKAGSSVGAVIEVVAEGVPAGIGAPVYAKLDQDIAANLMSINAVKGVEIGNGFEAAAITGEENADEMRIGPDGKPVFLSNHAGGVLGGIATGQPIVARFAIKPTSSILTERRSIDADGQEVDVRTKGRHDPCVGIRAVPIGEAMLACTLADHYLRDRGQTGRISG
- a CDS encoding DUF86 domain-containing protein, with translation MSSLNAVAHLRIMQEASLQALEYCAPLDRSEFFADKKTYQAVLFNLMLVGESSARILKIDLSFTERFPEIPWRNMKGMRNRIAHAHTTINLATIWATIEQSIPALVDTLPVLIAQARNSNSLS
- a CDS encoding nucleotidyltransferase, producing the protein MKPSVAVEKHREAVHALVRRFNLSNPRIVGAVGEVEGNEIELLVDDRPGTTLFDLGGLQIELEELFGTEVSVLTPGDVPEHMRTKLLKEALPL
- a CDS encoding winged helix-turn-helix domain-containing protein, with translation MTILLTNPVARRVFLDRSGLSDPPGRALDKAGLLALITRLGFVQVDSIATVERAHQMILFSRNQTYRPDQLRQLLEEDGALFEHWTHDASIIPAAFFRYWKHRFVEEEQSILARWRTWQGEAFEASFADTLAHITAKGPVLARDFKHEGRTSGGWWNWHPSKTALEYFWRTGRLAIARREAFQKVYDLTERVVPDVHRLPEVDREGFVDWCCRAALERLGFATHGEIAAFFKLVSPETARDWVQAHQDELTTVVIEPADGSRPRASHALSGFPETLATLKEPPARLRVLSPFDPLLRDRARAERLFNFSYRIEIFVPEPKREYGYYVFPLLEGDRLVGRIDMKANRKKGTLEVKRLWWEKGVRTSAGRMERLEAELARIARFAGVGEVVWLEGARG
- a CDS encoding ABC transporter ATP-binding protein — translated: MDIRFTDCSIRYGETVALHPLSLRLTERRIGIIGLNGSGKTSFARAINGLVKPSSGTVTIDGLDTVKDEKAVLAKAGFIFQSPQNQIILPIVEDDIALTLKSRGLSKGEITTAVSAILARFDISDLARRRAHSLSGGQTQLVAMASVLVGAPDLLILDEPTNQLDLRNRARVVQAIASLPETVIAITHDLALLDGFERVLLFHEGRLVADGGVEETVRRYERIALS
- a CDS encoding energy-coupling factor transporter transmembrane protein EcfT, encoding MKSLYVEGRTPLHRVSIRLKLAGLFLGSLLLFLFPSPIFLAACLLVAVALLASLRLSWRDLLARLGWLVVSILLVAAFTAAFEGIEAGVVSALRFLTLVVLATLVTASTELGDFMDEILRLLTPLERIGLLKARDVALAFGLVLRFVPDILTRASQIREAHRARGLKPGFSTLIVPLIILTLKDADMVALAIDARALRRQ
- a CDS encoding biotin transporter BioY; translation: MSTRDLTLIALFTAIIVALGVLPPISLGFIPVPITAQSMGVMLAGCIIGAKRGALAYLLLILLVAVGLPVLSGGRGGLAVLVGPTAGFIAGWVVGTFLTGLLAETLVRESQTAPRQMLGFFLASIAGGIGLVYLFGIVWLAFSTGMGLEKAALGSLAFIPGDLVKAVVATLAARAVMVGYPLLPQRA
- a CDS encoding histone deacetylase family protein; the encoded protein is MTTILYENPIFLEHQVPEGHPERPDRLRALNLALEHERFAPLKRLKAPQGNEDLVLLAHPEEHLRAVMAVIPEEGINSFEADTHASPASLQAALTGIGGAVAAVDAVFAGEADNVFVASRPPGHHAEKTKAMGFCFFNNAAIAARHAQRIHGVERVAIVDWDVHHGNGTQDIFWDDASVLFCSTHQMPLYPGTGAKDEDGRHGTIVNAPLSPDTGSEHFREAFKSRVLPALENFRPDLVIISAGFDAHHRDPLAQINLTGEDFDWATGKLLDVAGRYSANRVVSLLEGGYDLVGLAESAGLHIQRLMRG